A window from Thermodesulfovibrionales bacterium encodes these proteins:
- a CDS encoding HrcA family transcriptional regulator encodes MIEERAYKVLWAVVDSYITHPDPVGSRYITKKYAFNLSPATIRNIMADLEEMGFLLQPHTSAGRIPTDKGYRLYVDHLARTRG; translated from the coding sequence ATGATTGAAGAGAGGGCATATAAGGTATTGTGGGCGGTGGTCGACAGCTATATCACACACCCCGACCCCGTCGGATCGCGGTACATAACGAAGAAGTACGCCTTCAACCTTTCGCCCGCTACGATACGGAACATCATGGCTGACCTCGAGGAGATGGGGTTTCTCCTTCAGCCCCATACGTCGGCGGGCCGCATACCGACTGATAAGGGCTACCGGCTTTATGTGGATCATCTTGCCCGAACGAGAGGAG